The following proteins come from a genomic window of Melospiza georgiana isolate bMelGeo1 chromosome 3, bMelGeo1.pri, whole genome shotgun sequence:
- the IYD gene encoding iodotyrosine deiodinase 1: MALFSSLTPVFIAIICVLIGVIMKKTNGEKEKRDTKSKHPSRPWVDEDLKDGTDHPLEEEEGEEEWQGLEENVAHVPFAGERYSEAEMIKRSQTFYELLNKRRSVRFLSDEPVPREVIDNVIRTAGTSPSGAHTEPWTFVVVQDPYLKHKIREIVEEEEEINYKKRMGDRWVNDLKRLRTNWIKEYLDTAPYLILIFKQVYGRLPNGKKKTHYYNEISVSIACGILLAALQNAGLYTVTSTPLNCGPQLRVLLQRPANEKLLLLLPVGYPRKDATVPALTRKPLEDIMVVM, from the exons ATGGCACTCTTTTCTTCCCTCACACCAGTATTTATAGCCATTATATGTGTTTTGATTGGGGTAATAATGAAGAAGACaaatggagagaaagaaaaacgCGACACTAAAAGCAAGCATCCATCTCGCCCGTGGGTGGATGAAGATTTAAAAGATGGCACTGACCATCCCTTAGAAGAAGAAG AGGGTGAGGAAGAGTGGCAAGGACTTGAAGAAAATGTTGCCCATGTCCCCTTCGCTGGTGAGCGCTACTCTGAGGCTGAAATGATCAAGAGGTCACAGACATTCTATGAGCTTCTAAATAAGAGACGGTCTGTCAGGTTTCTCAGTGACGAGCCGGTCCCCAGGGAGGTCATTGATAATGTCATCAGAACAGCAG GTACTTCACCTAGTGGAGCGCACACTGAGCCCTGGACCTTTGTGGTGGTGCAAGATCCGTATTTAAAACATAAGATTCGTGAAATTgtagaagaagaagaggaaatcAACTACAAAAAAAGGATGGGAGACAGATGGGTAAATGACCTGAAAAGATTGAG AACAAATTGGATCAAAGAGTACTTGGACACTGCTCCGTATCTGATCCTCATTTTCAAGCAGGTGTATGGGCGGCTTCCAAATGGCAAAAAGAAGACCCACTACTACAATGAAATCAGTGTTTCCATTGCCTGTGGTATCCTGCTTGCTGCACTGCAG AACGCAGGTCTGTACACAGTGACGTCCACCCCGCTGAACTGCGGCCCCCAGCTGCGGGTGCTGCTCCAGCGGCCAGCGAACgagaagctcctgctgctgctccccgtTGGCTATCCCAGGAAAGATGCCACCGTGCCTGCGCTGACACGGAAGCCGCTGGAAGACATCATGGTGgtgatgtga